The Chloroflexi bacterium ADurb.Bin180 genome has a window encoding:
- the catJ gene encoding 3-oxoadipate CoA-transferase subunit B has product MTIDYTPTELMATVASRLLENGKSVFVGTGLPIIAATLAQRTHAPNLLIVFEAGGIGPHVPILPISVGDSRTFHQAIAATSMHDVMSSAQAGYTDFGFLGAAMIDAYGNINTTVIGHHAHPSSRLPGSGGANDVGSFAWRTIIIMRQEKRRFMKEIDFVTTPGYLTGRGAREAAGLPAGTGPWRVITQLGVYGFHETSKQLQLIALHPGVTVEQVQENSEFEILLADQIGTTEPPTQLQRRILHEIDPLGIAIGK; this is encoded by the coding sequence ATGACCATCGACTACACTCCGACCGAATTGATGGCCACCGTCGCCAGCCGCCTGCTCGAGAACGGCAAGTCGGTCTTTGTGGGCACGGGGCTGCCCATCATTGCCGCCACGCTGGCCCAGCGCACGCACGCTCCGAACCTGCTGATTGTGTTCGAGGCCGGCGGCATCGGCCCCCACGTGCCAATTTTGCCCATCTCGGTCGGCGACTCGCGCACCTTCCACCAGGCCATCGCGGCCACCAGCATGCACGACGTGATGTCGTCGGCGCAGGCCGGCTACACCGATTTTGGCTTTCTGGGCGCGGCGATGATCGACGCCTACGGCAACATCAACACCACCGTGATTGGCCACCATGCCCACCCTTCATCGCGCCTGCCCGGCAGCGGCGGGGCCAACGATGTCGGCTCCTTTGCCTGGCGAACGATCATCATCATGCGCCAGGAAAAGCGCCGCTTTATGAAAGAGATCGACTTTGTCACCACTCCCGGCTATCTCACCGGACGGGGCGCCCGTGAGGCGGCTGGCCTGCCAGCAGGCACAGGTCCCTGGCGCGTCATCACCCAGCTCGGGGTGTACGGGTTCCACGAGACGTCCAAACAGCTCCAGCTCATCGCGCTCCACCCGGGCGTGACCGTCGAACAGGTACAGGAGAACAGCGAGTTCGAAATCCTGCTGGCCGATCAGATTGGCACCACAGAACCGCCCACGCAACTGCAGCGGCGCATCCTCCACGAGATTGACCCGCTCGGCATCGCCATTGGCAAGTGA
- the mmgC_3 gene encoding Acyl-CoA dehydrogenase encodes MEFELTEEQQMIRRMVREFAEKEIRPIAREIDARGEFPWEVIRKMAGLGLLGLPIPEQYGGSGADTVSYAIAVEEVSRVSGSIGITMAAHTSLGLYPLYRFGSEEQKNQYLPRLASGEGLAAFGLTEPEAGSDAGGVKTTAVLDGDQWVLNGQKTFITSGSIADVVIIAALTDKAAGTRGISNFIVEKGTPGFRPGRDEDKMGLKGSVTSELFFEDCRVPKANLLGQVGEGFKQFLITLDGGRISIGAMALGLAQGALDAAIKYSKERVQFGQPIARFQAIQWMIADMATEIEAARWMIYRAAWLKDKGGRFTKEAAMAKLYASEAAERACFKAIQIHGGYGYMSEYDVERIYRDNRLTTIGEGTSEIQRLVIARQVLGEV; translated from the coding sequence ATGGAGTTCGAGCTGACCGAAGAACAGCAGATGATCCGCCGCATGGTGCGCGAGTTTGCCGAGAAGGAGATCCGCCCCATCGCGCGCGAAATCGATGCCAGGGGCGAGTTCCCGTGGGAGGTCATCCGCAAGATGGCCGGCCTGGGGCTGCTCGGTCTGCCCATCCCCGAGCAGTACGGCGGGTCTGGTGCCGACACGGTGTCCTACGCCATTGCCGTGGAGGAAGTCTCGCGGGTTTCCGGCTCTATCGGCATCACTATGGCCGCTCACACCTCGCTGGGGCTCTACCCTCTGTACCGCTTTGGCAGCGAGGAACAAAAGAACCAGTACTTGCCCCGCCTTGCCTCTGGTGAAGGGCTGGCCGCCTTTGGCCTGACCGAGCCAGAGGCCGGTTCTGACGCGGGAGGGGTCAAGACCACGGCGGTTCTCGACGGCGACCAGTGGGTGCTCAACGGCCAAAAGACGTTCATCACCTCCGGGTCCATCGCCGACGTGGTCATCATCGCCGCCTTGACCGACAAGGCGGCCGGCACGCGCGGCATCAGCAATTTCATCGTCGAGAAGGGCACGCCGGGCTTTAGGCCGGGCCGCGACGAGGACAAGATGGGTCTGAAGGGTTCGGTCACCTCGGAGCTCTTCTTCGAGGACTGTCGCGTGCCGAAAGCAAACCTGCTCGGTCAGGTCGGCGAGGGTTTCAAGCAGTTCCTCATCACGCTCGACGGTGGGCGCATCAGCATCGGGGCGATGGCCCTGGGGCTGGCCCAGGGGGCGCTCGACGCCGCCATCAAGTACTCCAAGGAGCGGGTGCAGTTCGGCCAGCCCATCGCCCGCTTCCAGGCCATCCAGTGGATGATCGCCGATATGGCTACCGAGATCGAAGCGGCGCGATGGATGATCTACCGTGCGGCGTGGCTCAAGGACAAGGGCGGCCGCTTCACCAAAGAAGCGGCGATGGCCAAGCTCTACGCGTCAGAGGCGGCCGAACGCGCCTGCTTCAAGGCCATTCAGATTCACGGCGGGTATGGCTATATGAGCGAATACGACGTGGAGCGCATCTACCGTGACAATCGCCTGACCACCATCGGCGAGGGCACCAGCGAGATCCAACGGCTGGTGATTGCGCGGCAGGTGCTGGGAGAGGTTTAG
- a CDS encoding LVIVD repeat protein, whose product MAERRWVRIVLVASLSACLLSACIAALPSRHPQPLAAVEGLLPASDSKNVLVVGQLGGATQAVALRGDRAYAGVGPRLAILDVSTPTAPVLLGRSGVLPGLVWDVALDGRYAYIACGDGGLRIVDVGNPAATVEIGYYDTPGSARAVVLAGRYAYVADDTRGLRIIDVTNPASPREVGFYDTPGNAAGLAVAGHYAYVADFARGLRIIDVAYPAVPVEVGFYDTPGWAQAVALGGHYACVADAWAGLRIIDVADPAAPQQVGFLDTPGYAQAVSLAGHYAYIADAWAGLRIVDLADPTAPIEVGSCDTPGPASGLTLAGQLAYIASGNAGLRIVDVGHPTDPAEIGRYETPLSARGVALSGRYASVADWHAGLHVIDVANPAAPLKVGSCATAGHAEGVATGGHYAYVADGSAGLRIIDLARPAAPVEIGSGDTPGYAEGVAADGRYACVADAWAGLRIIDLANPSRPIEVGFYDTPGNACAVALSGRLAYVGDGSAGLRIIDIANPAAPLEVDSYDTPGSACGVALSAAYAYVADGHRGLRIIDVSNPTAPVEVGFCDTPGSASGVALAGYYAYVAAGDGGLRIIDVANPAAPHEVAFYDTAGTASGVALHGGLAYVADESGGLIILRLFRGRGQRHWPVQEH is encoded by the coding sequence GTGGCAGAGCGGCGCTGGGTCAGGATCGTACTGGTGGCGAGTCTGTCCGCCTGTCTGCTCTCGGCCTGCATTGCAGCCCTGCCGTCCCGCCATCCCCAGCCTTTGGCGGCAGTTGAGGGCCTGCTGCCCGCCTCCGACAGCAAGAACGTGCTGGTGGTCGGCCAGCTCGGTGGAGCAACGCAGGCGGTAGCGCTCCGGGGCGACCGCGCTTACGCGGGCGTTGGCCCGCGGCTGGCCATTCTCGACGTCTCCACGCCGACTGCCCCCGTTCTCCTGGGGCGCAGCGGCGTTCTGCCCGGCCTGGTGTGGGACGTCGCTCTCGACGGCCGCTACGCCTACATCGCTTGCGGCGATGGCGGATTGCGCATCGTCGACGTGGGCAACCCGGCCGCCACCGTCGAGATTGGTTACTACGACACCCCGGGATCCGCACGCGCCGTCGTGCTGGCCGGGCGCTACGCCTACGTTGCCGATGATACGCGCGGCCTGCGCATCATCGACGTGACCAACCCCGCTTCTCCGCGTGAAGTGGGTTTCTACGACACCCCGGGCAACGCAGCAGGGCTCGCCGTTGCCGGTCACTATGCCTACGTGGCCGATTTCGCCAGGGGTCTGCGCATCATCGACGTGGCCTACCCGGCCGTACCGGTCGAGGTCGGCTTTTACGACACGCCAGGGTGGGCCCAGGCCGTCGCCCTGGGTGGACACTATGCCTGCGTCGCCGACGCCTGGGCCGGCCTGCGTATCATCGACGTGGCCGACCCGGCGGCACCGCAACAGGTCGGCTTCCTTGACACGCCAGGGTACGCCCAGGCCGTCTCGCTGGCCGGACACTATGCCTACATAGCTGACGCCTGGGCCGGCCTGCGCATTGTCGACTTGGCCGATCCTACTGCTCCCATCGAAGTCGGCTCTTGCGACACGCCCGGTCCCGCCTCTGGCCTGACCCTGGCCGGCCAGTTGGCCTACATCGCTTCAGGCAACGCCGGCCTGCGCATCGTCGATGTGGGCCACCCCACCGACCCGGCCGAGATCGGCCGCTACGAGACGCCGCTCTCGGCCCGTGGCGTGGCGCTCAGCGGGCGCTATGCCTCTGTCGCCGACTGGCACGCCGGCCTGCACGTCATCGACGTGGCCAATCCGGCGGCACCGCTCAAGGTCGGTTCCTGCGCTACGGCAGGACATGCCGAAGGCGTCGCCACCGGCGGGCACTATGCCTACGTTGCCGACGGCTCCGCCGGCCTGCGCATCATCGACCTGGCCAGGCCTGCCGCCCCCGTCGAAATCGGCTCTGGCGACACGCCGGGCTATGCCGAGGGCGTGGCGGCCGACGGACGCTATGCCTGCGTTGCCGACGCCTGGGCCGGCCTGCGCATCATCGACCTGGCCAACCCGTCGAGGCCAATCGAGGTTGGCTTCTACGATACTCCCGGAAACGCTTGCGCCGTCGCGCTGAGCGGGCGCCTGGCTTACGTCGGCGATGGCAGCGCCGGTCTGCGCATCATCGACATCGCCAATCCAGCCGCCCCGCTCGAGGTCGACTCCTACGACACGCCAGGCTCCGCTTGCGGCGTGGCCCTGAGCGCCGCTTACGCCTACGTTGCCGATGGCCATCGCGGCCTGCGCATCATCGACGTGTCCAACCCGACCGCACCAGTCGAAGTGGGCTTTTGCGATACGCCCGGATCGGCCTCTGGCGTGGCGCTGGCCGGCTACTATGCCTATGTCGCCGCTGGCGACGGCGGCCTGCGCATT